Proteins from a genomic interval of Amphiura filiformis chromosome 9, Afil_fr2py, whole genome shotgun sequence:
- the LOC140160130 gene encoding uncharacterized protein: MRDQAALLVEEQYGIFAMQMIPQTTLIACTKAELEKQAVELERCSHTFGLHINAAKTHVMTHGSKETISLGGKPIKQVERFKYLGSMVGCDADSTPEINPRLAIARDATSQLLGLWKAKAISLKLKKQLVRSLVWSIALYGAESWTLKQSDIKKIESFELWVWRRMLQVSWKDRKTNAWIRQKVGITEKQGLLSQLKKRKISLYGHWKRRPDSIVQITIEGEVEGKARPGRRKTGWIDNIRMWTNGGMAVAREKARKRMPTVL, translated from the coding sequence ATGAGAGATCAGGCAGCATTGTTGGTGGaagagcaatatggaatattcgctatgcagatgataccacaGACCACACTCATAGCATGCACGAAGGCAGAACTTGAGAAGCAAGCAGTCGAGTTGGAGAGGTGCAGTCACACCTTTGGTCTCCATATCAACGCAGCCAAAACCCATGTTATGACCCATGGTAGCAAAGAGACAATCTCCCTGGGTGGAAAGCCAATCAAGCAGGTCGAAAGGTTCAAATACCTTGGCTCAATGGTAGGGTGTGATGCAGACTCTACACCGGAGATCAATCCTCGACTAGCAATTGCCAGAGATGCCACCAGCCAATTATTAGGATTATGGAAGGCTAAAGCGATCAGCCTGAAGCTGAAGAAACAACTGGTGAGATCCCTTGTCTGGAGTATAGCCCTGTATGGTGCAGAAAGTTGGACTCTAAAACAAAGCGATATCAAGAAGATAGAGTCGTTTGAGCTGTGGGTATGGCGCAGAATGCTTCAGGTCAGCTGGAAAGataggaaaaccaatgcatggatTCGTCAGAAAGTGGGCATAACAGAGAAACAAGGTCTGCTCAGTCAgctgaagaaaagaaagatatccctgtatggtcattggaAGCGACGTCCAGATAGCATTGTTCAGATAACGATAGAAGGAGAAGTAGAAGGAAAAGCCAGGCCAGGTCGAAGGAAAACAggatggattgataacatcagaatGTGGACTAATGGTGGAATGGCTGTGGCAAGAGAGAAAGCACGCAAGAGAATGCCGACGGTTCTATGA